The following coding sequences are from one Pseudonocardia sp. HH130630-07 window:
- a CDS encoding HARBI1 family protein, giving the protein MLSRLLAEERLRRGTRRGRRALDCDRHAVLVLRWFLDATRVAQLAADNQLSLSSTYRYLHEGIDVLAAAAPGLPGALLAARTAGHTHVHLDGTVIHTDRSRTPGPTPGVDLWWSGKHHVHGGNVQVLTAPDGWPLWTSPVRPGREHDTTCARGHPGLLDAIEDWTDDTHVVLADLGYDGENTRLTCPFKTPTGGGLSVDKRTVNTLHSAVRAVAERGNSLLKTTFKALRRVSFCPWRIGAITAAALVLLHVEHDRTT; this is encoded by the coding sequence ATGTTGTCGCGACTGTTGGCCGAGGAACGCCTCCGGCGCGGGACCCGGCGCGGGCGCCGCGCGCTGGACTGTGACCGCCACGCGGTGCTGGTGCTGCGCTGGTTCCTCGACGCCACCCGGGTCGCCCAGCTCGCCGCCGACAACCAGCTGAGCCTGTCGAGTACCTACCGCTACCTGCACGAAGGCATCGACGTTCTGGCCGCCGCCGCGCCTGGACTGCCCGGCGCGCTGCTCGCGGCCCGCACCGCCGGGCACACCCACGTTCACCTCGACGGCACCGTGATCCACACTGACCGCTCCCGCACTCCCGGACCGACCCCGGGAGTGGATCTGTGGTGGTCGGGCAAGCACCACGTCCACGGCGGGAACGTTCAGGTCCTCACCGCGCCTGACGGGTGGCCGTTGTGGACATCCCCGGTGCGCCCGGGCCGCGAGCACGACACCACCTGCGCCCGCGGCCACCCCGGCCTGCTCGACGCGATCGAGGACTGGACCGACGACACCCACGTCGTGCTCGCCGACCTCGGCTACGACGGTGAGAACACCCGCCTGACCTGCCCGTTCAAGACCCCCACCGGCGGTGGGCTGTCGGTGGACAAGCGCACCGTCAACACGCTGCACTCCGCCGTCAGGGCTGTGGCCGAACGCGGGAACTCCCTGCTCAAGACCACCTTCAAGGCGCTGCGTCGGGTCAGCTTCTGCCCCTGGCGGATCGGCGCGATCACCGCCGCCGCGCTCGTTCTCCTCCACGTCGAGCACGACCGAACCACATGA